A genomic region of Gemmata massiliana contains the following coding sequences:
- a CDS encoding PLP-dependent cysteine synthase family protein, with protein MSAELPGCHRYLNRVAPPPLVPVRLDPSLPAVWCKLEFLNPSGSTKDRIARFILEKAWRLGRVKCGDRVVEASSGSTSIALALACAQMGLKFLAVMPEGVSNERVFIIRAYGGDVKFTPAALGIRGAIAEVERQGAEPGVFLPKQFANLDNAEAHRLGTAREVLDQIPGGKVDAVASGVGTGGTLVGLFEGLRENGCRIVPVLARPVNLTRAPEVECCSFSARIPGVADSISEIFSIERLPGLLTIEVRDEDALATTRDLIRLGFPVGPSSGLNYQAALAVLRHLNDPTAQVVTVFPDRMERYFTTELFKPFV; from the coding sequence ATGTCCGCCGAGTTGCCGGGCTGTCACCGTTATCTGAACCGCGTCGCCCCGCCGCCCCTGGTCCCGGTGCGGCTCGATCCGAGTCTGCCCGCGGTGTGGTGCAAACTGGAGTTCCTGAACCCGAGCGGGAGCACAAAAGACCGGATCGCGCGGTTCATTCTGGAAAAAGCCTGGCGCCTGGGCCGCGTAAAGTGCGGCGACCGCGTCGTGGAGGCGTCCAGCGGGAGCACGAGTATCGCACTGGCTCTGGCGTGCGCGCAGATGGGACTGAAGTTCCTCGCGGTGATGCCCGAGGGCGTGAGTAACGAGCGCGTGTTCATAATTCGGGCATACGGCGGCGATGTGAAATTTACCCCCGCGGCGCTCGGGATTCGTGGCGCGATCGCGGAAGTCGAGCGCCAGGGCGCCGAACCGGGCGTGTTCCTACCGAAGCAATTCGCGAATCTGGATAACGCCGAAGCGCACCGACTCGGCACCGCGCGCGAGGTGCTCGACCAGATCCCGGGCGGAAAGGTGGACGCGGTCGCAAGTGGCGTTGGGACCGGCGGTACGCTCGTCGGGCTGTTTGAGGGGCTGCGCGAAAACGGCTGTCGAATCGTGCCGGTTCTCGCGCGCCCGGTGAATCTCACGCGGGCGCCCGAAGTTGAATGCTGTAGCTTTTCGGCCCGCATTCCCGGCGTCGCTGACTCGATCTCCGAAATCTTCAGTATCGAGCGCCTGCCGGGATTACTGACGATCGAAGTGCGGGACGAGGACGCGCTCGCGACCACACGCGACCTGATCCGCCTCGGGTTCCCAGTCGGTCCCAGTTCGGGGCTGAACTACCAAGCGGCGCTCGCGGTCTTGCGTCACCTCAACGACCCGACCGCGCAAGTTGTCACCGTGTTTCCGGACCGAATGGAGCGATACTTCACCACCGAACTGTTCAAGCCGTTCGTATGA
- a CDS encoding ABC transporter ATP-binding protein: MIELLDAVKTYTQGRRTVNAVRGVTLRVQTGEFVTIMGPSGSGKSTLMHLMGALDTPSGGRAVFHGQDLQTMSDRQRSLLRRDRIGFVFQAFNLLPTLTAAENVALPLLLAGTNRGAALVRAAECLERVNLAHRADHFPDEMSGGEMQRVAVARALVADPEAVLCDEPTGNLDTATSREILTLLSKLPEPGKRAVIMVTHDPNGASYGTRLVRIRDGVLESDEQVVRR, encoded by the coding sequence ATGATCGAACTTCTCGACGCTGTGAAGACCTACACTCAGGGCCGGCGGACTGTAAACGCCGTCCGCGGGGTCACGCTCCGCGTGCAGACCGGTGAGTTCGTTACCATCATGGGGCCGTCCGGATCGGGCAAGTCCACGCTCATGCACCTCATGGGGGCACTCGACACGCCCAGCGGCGGGCGGGCCGTGTTCCACGGGCAAGACCTTCAAACGATGTCCGATCGACAGCGGTCGCTGCTCCGGCGCGACCGGATCGGGTTCGTGTTCCAGGCGTTCAACCTGCTCCCCACGCTGACCGCAGCGGAGAACGTCGCACTGCCACTATTACTCGCGGGCACGAATCGAGGGGCCGCCCTTGTTCGCGCCGCGGAGTGCCTGGAGCGCGTCAACCTCGCGCACCGGGCGGACCACTTCCCCGACGAAATGTCCGGCGGCGAGATGCAGCGCGTGGCCGTGGCCCGGGCGCTGGTCGCCGACCCGGAAGCGGTACTGTGTGATGAGCCGACCGGGAACCTCGATACCGCCACGAGCCGCGAGATCCTCACGCTGCTCTCGAAGCTCCCCGAACCGGGCAAGCGTGCGGTCATCATGGTGACCCACGACCCCAACGGCGCGTCTTACGGCACGCGCCTCGTGCGGATTCGCGACGGGGTGCTCGAGTCCGATGAACAGGTCGTGCGGCGCTAA
- a CDS encoding class I SAM-dependent methyltransferase, translated as MAHAPIEPPPYFDALLERLAQGDPEATAALGRHVHWGYWSDPDAVPLTGADYAVAAEELCRRVCDAAPVRDGMRVLDVGCGFGGTIASLNERFKHLDMTGVNIDPRQLARAAETVTAINGNRTTWIEADACALPFANDQFDVVLAVECVFHFPSRATFLAEASRVLKPGGRLALSDFVPSAEGLDALRKHDIGGSETRASYGTVDVLCAEPEYRALAQSAGFTAPTFEDITPHTLPTYKFIRSTAARWQAIGADAYVRTTRRLEVSSRVGWLRYVILSAGLGL; from the coding sequence GTGGCGCACGCGCCGATCGAACCACCGCCGTACTTTGATGCCCTCTTGGAGCGGCTCGCGCAAGGTGATCCGGAGGCGACGGCCGCGCTCGGTCGGCACGTTCACTGGGGCTACTGGAGCGATCCCGACGCTGTTCCCCTCACCGGTGCGGACTACGCAGTCGCGGCCGAAGAGTTGTGCCGGCGGGTGTGCGACGCCGCTCCGGTTCGTGACGGGATGCGCGTTCTCGACGTCGGGTGCGGTTTCGGCGGAACCATTGCCAGCCTCAATGAGCGATTCAAACACCTCGACATGACTGGTGTGAACATCGACCCGCGCCAGCTCGCCCGCGCCGCCGAAACAGTGACGGCGATTAACGGAAACCGCACGACGTGGATAGAAGCCGATGCGTGCGCCCTACCGTTCGCGAACGACCAGTTCGATGTGGTACTCGCGGTCGAGTGCGTGTTCCATTTCCCGAGCCGCGCGACGTTTCTCGCCGAAGCGAGCCGCGTGCTCAAACCCGGTGGTCGACTCGCACTTTCTGACTTCGTGCCCAGCGCCGAGGGATTGGACGCGCTCCGCAAGCACGACATTGGCGGCTCCGAAACGCGCGCTAGTTACGGCACCGTAGACGTACTTTGTGCGGAACCCGAGTACCGGGCTTTGGCGCAATCGGCGGGGTTCACCGCGCCGACGTTCGAGGACATCACCCCGCACACGCTCCCGACGTACAAGTTCATCAGGAGCACGGCCGCTCGCTGGCAAGCGATCGGTGCGGACGCCTACGTTCGCACGACCCGGCGCCTGGAAGTGAGTAGCCGGGTGGGTTGGTTGCGGTACGTGATTTTGAGTGCCGGACTGGGCTTGTGA
- a CDS encoding lysophospholipid acyltransferase family protein: MAKKARNRAVDFTVYLVVRSLVAAVQMVSPRIAYAVADFLAWLVYTLVKSRRRIALENVRAAFPELSANPGAADQLVRGMYHHFLRAIIELMLLPRKLHHTTLRKLLVLPHGAEMLPPLVSDRAALLVTAHFGNWEMAGFAMGLFGFHTHAIARVLDNPYLERFALHFRQRTGQTIIAKNDDFARLTDTLSRYGKVATLADQDAGPRGVFVDFFGRPASTHKAIALMAMEFDAVMVVMGVPRVSRADYPQCADFDPSSPLAPMYYAVKCADVIDPRDYADNPNAVKAITARYTTALEKLIREYPEQYFWLHRRWKHQPKAKAVKPAA; the protein is encoded by the coding sequence ATGGCCAAGAAAGCTCGGAACCGCGCGGTCGATTTCACGGTCTACCTGGTAGTGCGGTCGCTCGTCGCGGCAGTGCAAATGGTGTCGCCGCGAATCGCCTACGCGGTAGCCGATTTTCTCGCGTGGCTCGTGTACACACTGGTGAAGAGTCGGCGCCGCATCGCACTCGAAAACGTCCGCGCCGCGTTCCCCGAACTCAGTGCGAACCCCGGCGCGGCCGACCAACTCGTGCGCGGTATGTATCACCACTTCCTCCGGGCCATCATCGAATTGATGTTGCTGCCGCGCAAGTTGCACCACACCACGCTGCGGAAGTTGCTCGTACTACCGCACGGCGCGGAAATGCTCCCACCGCTCGTATCGGATCGAGCCGCGCTGCTGGTTACGGCGCACTTCGGGAACTGGGAGATGGCCGGATTCGCAATGGGGCTGTTCGGGTTCCACACGCACGCCATCGCACGGGTGCTGGACAACCCGTACCTGGAGCGATTCGCTCTCCACTTCCGCCAGCGCACCGGACAGACCATCATCGCCAAGAACGACGACTTCGCCCGCCTCACCGACACGTTGAGCCGTTACGGAAAAGTGGCGACACTCGCGGACCAGGACGCAGGGCCGCGCGGGGTATTCGTGGACTTTTTCGGGCGCCCCGCGAGCACGCACAAGGCCATCGCGCTCATGGCAATGGAGTTCGACGCGGTTATGGTGGTGATGGGTGTGCCGCGCGTGAGCCGAGCCGACTATCCACAGTGCGCGGACTTCGATCCGAGCAGCCCGCTGGCACCGATGTACTACGCGGTGAAGTGCGCGGACGTGATCGATCCGCGCGATTACGCTGACAACCCCAACGCGGTGAAGGCGATCACGGCCCGCTACACCACCGCGCTGGAGAAACTGATCCGCGAATACCCGGAACAGTATTTCTGGCTGCACCGGCGCTGGAAACACCAACCCAAAGCGAAGGCCGTGAAGCCGGCCGCGTAA
- the mnmA gene encoding tRNA 2-thiouridine(34) synthase MnmA, producing the protein MARVVLAMSGGVDSSASAVLLKRQGFDVIGLFMRTGTHGHDQGNTRADHKKGCCSAIDAGDARRVADKLDIPFYALDFEAEFNRIIDYFADEYARGRTPNPCVVCNNWLKFGQLWAFGQKLGADYIATGHYAQVIDGELHKGIDGDKDQSYVLHGIKRDVLPHLLFPVGGYTKPQIRAFAREAGLLSVAEKPDSVEICFVPSGDHTDVVRSRRPEVATVGLITERNGTVLGPHDGLDRFTIGQRKGLNIGGGKKRFVLELLPETNTVVVGDENDLLASGLIASEVNWLIDAPMEPITCTAKIRYRHAGVPATLIALPTGGAEVTFDASQPAVTPGQAVAFYDGTRVLGGGWIEKASR; encoded by the coding sequence ATGGCGCGGGTCGTGTTGGCGATGAGTGGGGGAGTGGACAGTTCGGCGTCGGCCGTGCTGCTGAAGCGGCAGGGCTTCGACGTGATCGGCCTTTTCATGCGCACCGGGACGCACGGGCACGACCAGGGCAACACGCGGGCCGACCACAAAAAGGGCTGCTGTTCCGCGATCGACGCCGGGGACGCGCGCCGCGTGGCCGACAAGCTCGATATTCCGTTCTACGCGCTCGATTTCGAGGCCGAATTCAACCGTATCATCGATTATTTCGCGGACGAGTACGCCCGCGGGCGCACGCCGAATCCGTGCGTGGTGTGCAACAACTGGCTGAAGTTCGGTCAGCTCTGGGCCTTCGGCCAGAAGCTCGGGGCCGACTACATTGCCACCGGTCACTACGCGCAAGTGATTGATGGCGAACTCCACAAGGGCATTGATGGCGACAAGGACCAGAGCTACGTGCTGCACGGCATCAAGCGCGACGTGTTGCCGCACCTGTTGTTCCCGGTCGGTGGGTACACGAAGCCGCAGATCCGGGCGTTCGCACGCGAAGCGGGGCTACTGAGCGTCGCGGAGAAACCGGACAGCGTGGAAATCTGCTTCGTTCCGAGCGGCGATCACACCGACGTGGTGCGCTCGCGCCGGCCGGAGGTTGCGACGGTCGGCCTCATCACCGAGCGAAACGGCACCGTGCTCGGTCCGCACGACGGGCTGGATCGCTTCACGATCGGTCAGCGGAAGGGATTAAATATTGGTGGTGGGAAGAAGCGGTTCGTTCTCGAACTCTTGCCCGAGACGAACACGGTCGTTGTCGGCGACGAAAACGACCTCCTGGCTTCGGGTTTGATCGCGAGTGAAGTGAACTGGCTGATTGATGCGCCGATGGAGCCGATCACCTGCACCGCGAAGATTCGTTACCGTCACGCGGGAGTGCCCGCGACCCTGATCGCGCTGCCGACCGGGGGTGCGGAAGTAACCTTCGATGCCTCGCAACCGGCCGTGACACCGGGGCAGGCGGTCGCGTTCTACGATGGCACTCGCGTTCTCGGCGGTGGCTGGATCGAAAAAGCGTCGCGCTAA
- a CDS encoding Gfo/Idh/MocA family protein: protein MPEPLGFAIIGCGMIARFHAKAIQEIPSARVTALVSRTKESAEKLLADTGLPPCPIFASVEEAVKARGVDAVVITTPSGAHQEPALVAARAGKHVVVEKPLEITGPRCQAIIDACDAAQVKLCTIFPSRFGDANTTLKAAVDAGRFGRLTLGETTCKWWRTQQYYDEGGWKGTQALDGGGAMMNQAIHNVDLLLWMMGDAAHVSGFTATLAHERIEVEDTAVAVIRFASGALGVIQATTSVHPGYPKTIAVHGDRGSAVIEQDDVLRWDFTLSTTDDAKVKERFAQKVGASGGSADPKAISHEGHRRQLADFVDAVQQNRVPKVDGREGKKAVDLICAIYESARTGKTVVL, encoded by the coding sequence ATGCCCGAACCACTCGGTTTCGCGATCATCGGCTGCGGGATGATCGCGCGGTTCCACGCGAAGGCCATTCAAGAGATCCCCTCCGCCCGCGTTACGGCGCTGGTCAGCCGCACTAAAGAAAGCGCGGAGAAGTTGCTCGCGGATACGGGCCTGCCACCATGTCCGATATTTGCTTCGGTTGAGGAGGCCGTGAAAGCGCGCGGGGTCGACGCGGTCGTCATCACCACGCCCAGCGGCGCGCACCAGGAACCGGCCCTCGTTGCGGCCCGAGCCGGCAAACACGTGGTTGTTGAAAAGCCGCTCGAAATTACGGGACCGCGGTGTCAGGCCATTATTGATGCGTGCGACGCGGCGCAGGTGAAGCTCTGCACGATCTTTCCGTCGCGCTTCGGCGACGCGAACACCACACTCAAGGCCGCTGTGGACGCGGGCCGCTTCGGGCGCCTGACGCTCGGTGAAACCACCTGCAAGTGGTGGCGCACGCAGCAGTATTACGACGAAGGCGGCTGGAAGGGCACGCAGGCACTCGATGGCGGCGGCGCGATGATGAATCAGGCCATTCACAACGTCGATTTACTCCTGTGGATGATGGGCGACGCCGCGCACGTGAGCGGATTCACGGCCACGCTCGCTCACGAGCGCATTGAGGTCGAAGACACGGCGGTCGCGGTCATCCGCTTCGCGAGCGGGGCACTCGGCGTGATTCAAGCGACGACGAGCGTTCACCCCGGCTACCCAAAAACGATCGCGGTTCACGGCGACCGCGGGTCCGCGGTCATCGAGCAGGACGATGTGCTGCGCTGGGATTTCACGCTCTCCACAACCGATGACGCGAAAGTGAAGGAACGATTCGCGCAGAAGGTCGGCGCGAGCGGCGGGTCGGCGGACCCGAAGGCCATCAGCCACGAGGGACACCGCCGGCAACTCGCCGATTTCGTCGACGCGGTGCAACAGAATCGTGTGCCAAAGGTGGACGGGCGCGAGGGTAAAAAGGCGGTCGATTTGATCTGCGCGATTTACGAGAGCGCCCGAACGGGAAAAACCGTAGTTCTGTGA
- the ettA gene encoding energy-dependent translational throttle protein EttA, which translates to MSDHYIFNIRELTKHYGKKEILKNINLNFYPGAKIGVIGSNGAGKSTLLKIMAGVDKEFMGEAWSHAGATIGYVPQEPHLTPGKTVLENVEEAVAPIRALLKRQEEIGEAMGDPDADFEKLSDQMEKVQAQIDATNAYELDRTLEMAMDAMRLPPSDAPVERLSGGERRRVALCKTLLQRHDLLLLDEPTNHLDAESVEWLEHHLAAYTGAVVAVTHDRYFLDNVAKWILELDYGRGYPYEGNYSGWLDQKRRRLAVQEKQESARQKQLDRELEWAKSSPRARMAKSKARLAAIDKLQEQVIDEDEKELTIQIPSGPPLGDLVVRAEGVKKGYGDVLLYDDLTFNLPKGGIVGIIGPNGAGKTTLFKMIVGQEQPDGGKLTVGTTVKVAHVDQNRDALNPNNTVFEEITGGSDYIILGKQRIASRAYCAKFNFKGPDQQKVVGSCSGGERNRIHLAKLLRSGGNLLLLDEPTNDLDVDTLRALEEALINFSGCAVVISHDRWFLDRIATHILAFEGDSKVVWCEGNFEVYEEQRRARLGAAADLPTRIKYRKLTS; encoded by the coding sequence ATGAGCGACCACTACATTTTCAACATTCGTGAACTGACCAAGCACTACGGCAAGAAAGAGATCCTGAAAAATATCAACCTGAACTTCTACCCCGGGGCCAAAATCGGTGTGATCGGCTCCAACGGGGCCGGGAAATCCACGCTTCTGAAGATCATGGCGGGCGTGGACAAGGAGTTCATGGGCGAGGCATGGTCGCACGCGGGAGCCACCATCGGCTACGTCCCCCAGGAACCGCACCTCACGCCCGGGAAAACCGTTCTTGAGAACGTCGAAGAGGCCGTTGCCCCAATTCGCGCCCTGCTGAAACGTCAGGAAGAAATCGGTGAGGCGATGGGTGACCCGGACGCGGATTTCGAGAAACTGTCCGACCAGATGGAGAAGGTGCAGGCCCAGATCGACGCGACCAACGCCTACGAACTCGACCGCACGCTCGAAATGGCAATGGACGCGATGCGGCTCCCGCCCTCGGACGCACCCGTCGAGCGGCTCTCGGGTGGTGAACGCCGCCGGGTCGCGCTGTGCAAAACGCTCCTCCAGCGCCACGACCTGCTCCTGCTCGACGAGCCGACGAACCACCTCGACGCGGAGAGCGTGGAGTGGCTCGAGCACCACCTCGCGGCGTACACCGGTGCGGTGGTCGCGGTCACCCACGACCGGTATTTCCTCGACAACGTCGCGAAATGGATTCTCGAACTCGACTACGGGCGCGGGTACCCCTACGAGGGCAACTACTCCGGGTGGCTGGATCAGAAGAGGCGCCGACTCGCGGTGCAGGAAAAGCAAGAAAGCGCCCGACAGAAGCAACTCGACCGCGAACTCGAATGGGCAAAAAGTTCGCCGCGTGCGCGTATGGCGAAGAGCAAAGCCCGTCTCGCCGCGATCGACAAACTGCAAGAACAGGTGATCGATGAGGACGAAAAGGAACTGACGATTCAGATCCCGTCCGGGCCACCGCTCGGGGATCTGGTGGTGCGGGCCGAGGGCGTCAAGAAGGGGTACGGTGACGTACTCCTGTACGACGATCTGACGTTCAATCTGCCGAAGGGCGGAATCGTCGGCATCATCGGGCCGAACGGTGCGGGTAAGACGACGCTGTTCAAGATGATCGTCGGCCAGGAACAGCCCGACGGCGGGAAGCTCACCGTCGGGACGACGGTGAAAGTTGCGCACGTGGACCAAAATCGCGACGCGCTGAACCCGAACAATACCGTGTTCGAGGAGATCACGGGCGGGTCGGATTACATCATCCTGGGCAAACAGCGGATCGCGAGTCGGGCCTACTGCGCGAAGTTCAACTTCAAGGGGCCGGACCAGCAAAAAGTGGTCGGGAGTTGCTCCGGGGGCGAGCGGAACCGGATTCACCTCGCGAAGCTGTTGCGCAGCGGCGGTAATTTGCTGTTACTAGACGAGCCGACTAACGACCTCGACGTGGACACGCTCCGCGCGCTGGAGGAGGCACTCATCAACTTCTCCGGCTGCGCGGTGGTGATCTCGCACGACCGCTGGTTCCTGGACCGCATCGCGACGCACATCCTGGCGTTCGAGGGCGACAGCAAGGTGGTCTGGTGCGAAGGGAACTTTGAAGTGTATGAAGAGCAGCGCCGCGCACGATTGGGCGCGGCCGCCGATCTGCCGACCCGGATCAAGTACCGGAAACTCACGTCGTGA
- a CDS encoding FtsX-like permease family protein: MSVYRLLALRYLLQRWDRAALIVASIALGVATLVSARILNQCIEAAAQDTTTPAGNAELYVTNGEAGVLRAVVDDLRAAHVPGVKSVQPLIFDRVTVPDLGDRIAVLVGAEVSSQLLTEDNALKVKVQQLEIERIIGWQLLPVLAAIKDGDFTKASELWDRIPARLVVVSKSVYDDWLARTGGNRPFVIRYATRDVECLPVGVVEFEKDSPLAPLGKNFIGMSVGQANQVIRPTLPLAVVSGGLGEIAAGTLNPPRVNRIDLFLAPGADKDEVASAAEKVVGRRAEVRTPDMQRRSTQEVVSGLQIGVLMCSVGAMIIGLFLVYNAMAVTVAERRADIGILRSIGGTRAQIVALFSLAAAFLGLVGAVLGVPLGILLAEVTLSQFRAELESIFLNPEVNPTRLSWTNSALAVLVGVTTAIFAALVPAIQAANDDPAHVVRRSAGGAKGLWKLAHRVACAGMVVTGVTLVLLRFQLPPRVGSVGGLTLVLVGLLLASPILVAVLVTVLRPLVRATFPFTLRLAFDNLSRAPGRTGVVIGALGAGVALMFQTAGVGRSNEEPVLSWITQVVQADHFVFSGNMTSANSSNSPMVSAVARELKALPSVENVMSIRYSRPEYNGTIVYLVALDVNTYKEATSARVPEIAANLTRFPELDDKHPDHVGVNKVMVSDNFTARHRVKVGDTISIPGPRGPVDLLIVGAVRDYSWSRGTIFMDRARYAKLFGDDLIDICHIFVKSNRTSASEEDLEKYTANKGLFLTNRDSLRKFISGLLSRVYVLAYMQQILVGVVAALGVVTALLISVLQRKRELGLLLAVGATPGQVMRSVLAEAFLMGVIGTALGILIGLPMEWYVLKVMFVDESGFNLDMLIPWKATIGIAVVSVTLATLAGLVPAWRAIQTRIPDALQYE; encoded by the coding sequence ATGTCGGTGTACCGCCTACTTGCTCTGCGATACCTGCTCCAACGGTGGGACCGCGCCGCGCTGATCGTCGCGAGCATCGCGCTGGGCGTCGCGACGCTCGTGTCCGCGCGCATCCTGAACCAGTGCATTGAGGCCGCGGCGCAGGACACCACCACGCCCGCCGGGAACGCGGAACTGTACGTGACCAACGGCGAAGCCGGTGTGCTGCGCGCGGTGGTCGATGACCTGCGTGCGGCGCACGTGCCCGGAGTCAAATCAGTACAGCCGCTCATCTTCGACCGCGTCACGGTGCCCGATCTGGGCGACCGGATCGCGGTTCTGGTCGGTGCAGAGGTCTCTTCACAACTACTCACCGAAGACAACGCCCTGAAGGTCAAAGTTCAACAACTTGAAATCGAGCGCATCATCGGGTGGCAGTTGCTCCCGGTGCTCGCCGCGATCAAAGACGGCGATTTCACAAAAGCCAGCGAACTGTGGGACCGCATCCCGGCGCGGCTGGTGGTGGTATCGAAGTCGGTGTACGACGACTGGCTCGCGCGCACCGGCGGGAACCGGCCGTTCGTAATTCGGTACGCGACCCGAGACGTCGAGTGCCTGCCCGTTGGCGTGGTCGAGTTCGAGAAAGATTCGCCGCTCGCGCCACTGGGGAAGAACTTCATCGGCATGAGCGTCGGTCAGGCGAACCAGGTGATCCGGCCGACGCTACCGCTCGCAGTCGTCAGTGGCGGGTTGGGCGAGATCGCGGCTGGGACACTTAACCCACCGCGCGTGAACCGCATCGACCTGTTCCTCGCTCCGGGAGCCGACAAGGACGAGGTCGCGTCCGCTGCGGAGAAAGTGGTCGGACGCCGGGCTGAAGTGCGCACGCCCGATATGCAGCGCCGAAGCACGCAAGAGGTCGTGTCCGGGCTGCAAATCGGCGTACTGATGTGCTCCGTCGGCGCGATGATTATCGGGCTGTTCCTCGTGTACAACGCAATGGCCGTGACGGTAGCCGAGCGCCGAGCCGATATCGGCATTCTGCGCTCGATCGGTGGCACCCGCGCACAGATCGTCGCGCTGTTTTCACTCGCCGCCGCGTTCCTGGGGCTTGTCGGTGCGGTGCTCGGCGTGCCGCTTGGTATTCTCCTGGCCGAAGTCACACTCAGTCAGTTCCGGGCCGAACTGGAATCGATCTTCCTGAACCCGGAAGTGAACCCCACGCGACTCTCGTGGACGAACTCGGCCCTCGCGGTTCTGGTTGGCGTGACGACCGCAATTTTCGCCGCACTCGTGCCCGCGATCCAGGCCGCAAACGACGACCCGGCCCACGTCGTGCGCCGGTCTGCGGGCGGCGCAAAGGGCTTGTGGAAGCTTGCTCACCGCGTCGCGTGCGCGGGCATGGTCGTCACCGGTGTTACACTGGTTCTGCTGCGCTTTCAGCTCCCGCCGCGCGTCGGCTCCGTAGGGGGCCTGACGCTTGTTCTCGTGGGGTTGCTGCTCGCATCGCCGATCCTGGTCGCGGTGCTGGTCACCGTGCTCCGCCCCCTGGTGCGGGCGACGTTCCCGTTCACGCTCCGGCTCGCGTTCGATAACCTCTCGCGCGCCCCGGGACGCACCGGCGTGGTGATCGGCGCGCTGGGAGCCGGTGTCGCGTTGATGTTTCAGACGGCGGGGGTGGGGCGCAGTAACGAAGAACCCGTACTGTCGTGGATCACCCAAGTGGTGCAGGCCGACCACTTCGTGTTCAGCGGAAATATGACTTCTGCGAACAGCTCGAACAGCCCGATGGTGTCCGCAGTGGCACGCGAACTCAAAGCACTACCGAGCGTCGAAAATGTGATGAGCATCCGGTACTCTCGACCCGAGTACAACGGCACCATCGTGTACCTCGTCGCGCTCGACGTGAACACCTACAAGGAAGCTACCAGCGCCCGCGTACCCGAAATCGCGGCTAATCTGACGCGGTTCCCCGAACTCGACGACAAGCACCCGGACCACGTGGGCGTGAACAAGGTAATGGTGAGCGACAACTTCACCGCGCGACACCGGGTGAAGGTCGGCGACACAATCAGCATTCCTGGCCCTCGCGGGCCGGTGGACCTGCTGATTGTCGGCGCGGTGCGGGACTATTCGTGGAGCCGCGGAACGATCTTCATGGACCGTGCCCGCTACGCGAAACTCTTCGGCGACGACCTCATCGACATCTGCCACATATTCGTTAAATCCAACCGAACTTCAGCGTCAGAAGAAGATCTGGAAAAATATACTGCCAATAAAGGATTGTTCCTCACTAACCGCGATTCGCTCCGCAAGTTCATTTCCGGACTCCTCAGCCGCGTGTACGTACTCGCGTACATGCAGCAGATCCTGGTGGGCGTAGTAGCGGCGCTCGGCGTGGTCACGGCGCTGCTCATCTCGGTGCTCCAGCGCAAGCGCGAACTCGGGCTATTGCTCGCGGTCGGGGCCACACCCGGACAAGTGATGCGCTCGGTGCTAGCCGAAGCGTTCCTGATGGGAGTGATCGGTACCGCGCTCGGCATCCTCATCGGGCTGCCGATGGAGTGGTACGTTCTGAAGGTGATGTTCGTGGACGAGTCCGGCTTCAACCTCGACATGCTCATCCCGTGGAAGGCGACGATCGGCATCGCGGTCGTTTCAGTTACACTCGCGACGCTCGCGGGCCTCGTCCCCGCCTGGCGCGCCATCCAGACGCGCATCCCCGACGCGCTCCAGTACGAGTAA